One genomic window of SAR324 cluster bacterium includes the following:
- a CDS encoding DedA family protein, translated as MVWDSILVDWEHWGLFLSAFLSATLLPGSSEVLLAGLLLSGTHSELKLLFWATLGNVLGALLNREFGAGILRGWGAKWLGITHQRWSQAECWFQKYGQWSLLLAWLPVIGDPLTIVAGTLGISRARFLILVTLGKATRYWILIYMMELGSTS; from the coding sequence ATGGTCTGGGATTCAATTTTAGTCGATTGGGAACATTGGGGTTTATTTCTGAGCGCGTTTCTTTCAGCTACCCTCTTGCCAGGAAGCTCTGAGGTCTTGCTAGCTGGGTTACTGCTTTCTGGAACTCATTCCGAATTGAAACTCTTGTTTTGGGCAACACTTGGAAATGTGCTTGGTGCTCTTTTAAACAGGGAGTTTGGGGCAGGAATTCTTCGAGGGTGGGGGGCCAAGTGGTTGGGGATCACTCACCAAAGATGGTCACAAGCTGAATGCTGGTTTCAAAAATATGGGCAGTGGAGCTTGTTACTGGCCTGGCTGCCTGTAATCGGAGATCCATTGACCATTGTCGCTGGGACTTTGGGCATTTCAAGAGCTCGCTTTCTTATTTTAGTGACTCTTGGAAAGGCTACACGCTATTGGATCCTCATCTATATGATGGAACTAGGTTCAACCTCGTAA
- a CDS encoding DNA-directed RNA polymerase subunit alpha, giving the protein MSNLKLLSEVSLPQSFQAPEIYVQNWTNLAMPSRMRVDHRTLTSSYGRFTIEPLEQGYAVTLGHSLRKTLLASMNGSAIVAVKIDGVKKSTDELKGVQGGLMNLLLNLKEVEVNNQEEGLVELDLTIASGGKLLGSDLAANGEIKVRNPNKEIFQLEKGVGLQLKLYVNKARGYVTAEENEKLKLPKGTLYLDSYHSPIREIRYEVENARVDQRTDYDRLIFEIWTSGTISPQDSLARAAWVLRKQLGLFIHFDENISAIPSHRQVTEEHVPLSPDLYRPVSELELSVRSINCLQNAKIDFIGELVQRSENELLHMKNFGRKSLNEIKAILSQMNLSLGMEIEGFDPDSPPDSDF; this is encoded by the coding sequence ATGAGCAACCTCAAGCTTTTGTCTGAGGTCAGCCTGCCCCAGAGCTTCCAAGCACCTGAAATCTATGTTCAGAATTGGACCAACCTTGCGATGCCCAGCAGAATGCGGGTTGATCACCGAACTCTCACCTCTTCCTATGGAAGATTCACGATTGAACCACTGGAGCAAGGGTACGCTGTCACTCTTGGCCATTCACTGCGCAAAACTTTGCTCGCTTCCATGAATGGGAGTGCGATTGTGGCTGTGAAGATTGATGGAGTGAAAAAGTCCACAGATGAACTGAAGGGAGTTCAAGGTGGATTAATGAATTTACTATTGAATTTGAAGGAAGTTGAGGTCAACAACCAGGAAGAAGGGCTGGTTGAACTGGATCTAACAATTGCCTCAGGTGGGAAATTGCTTGGGAGTGACCTCGCTGCAAATGGTGAAATCAAAGTCCGCAATCCAAATAAAGAAATTTTTCAACTGGAAAAAGGCGTTGGCTTACAATTGAAATTGTATGTCAACAAAGCTCGAGGGTATGTCACCGCAGAAGAAAATGAGAAGCTGAAATTGCCCAAAGGAACGCTCTATCTGGATTCTTACCATTCTCCGATTCGAGAAATTCGATACGAGGTGGAAAACGCCCGCGTGGATCAAAGGACCGATTATGATCGCCTAATCTTTGAAATATGGACTTCTGGAACAATCAGCCCGCAGGATAGTCTGGCTCGGGCGGCATGGGTATTAAGAAAGCAGTTGGGACTGTTCATCCATTTTGATGAAAACATTTCAGCAATTCCCTCGCATCGCCAGGTCACAGAAGAACACGTGCCGTTGTCTCCAGACTTGTATCGTCCTGTCAGCGAGTTGGAACTTTCGGTGCGCTCGATCAATTGTCTTCAAAATGCCAAGATTGACTTCATCGGAGAATTGGTTCAACGAAGCGAAAATGAGCTGCTTCATATGAAAAATTTTGGTAGAAAATCCTTGAATGAAATCAAAGCGATCCTAAGTCAGATGAATCTTTCTTTGGGAATGGAGATCGAAGGATTCGATCCTGACAGCCCTCCTGACAGCGATTTCTGA
- a CDS encoding dienelactone hydrolase family protein: protein MPIESARVEYSAGSTGMKSFISKPEKAEFAFPGVLVFPEWWGLTEYLEIRTQQLAELGYVAMAVDMYGEGKIASDPAEASSLMNGVLSKMEDGEARVLAAMDFLKSQSEVDANRLGAIGYCFGGAIVLHAARKGWPLRAVASFHGALDANHQAESGDVHTKILVCHGEADAMVTSENVQEFSREMDRLGADYVIKTYPDALHGFTNPATTALGQKYGIPVGYNESADRQSWEELKNFLSEHL from the coding sequence ATGCCAATTGAATCAGCAAGGGTAGAATACAGTGCTGGCTCAACAGGAATGAAGAGCTTTATTTCAAAACCAGAAAAGGCAGAATTTGCTTTTCCAGGGGTACTCGTTTTCCCTGAATGGTGGGGTCTCACAGAATATCTTGAGATCAGAACCCAACAATTGGCTGAGCTTGGTTATGTGGCAATGGCAGTTGATATGTATGGGGAAGGTAAAATCGCATCCGATCCAGCAGAGGCCAGTTCATTGATGAATGGAGTCCTCAGCAAAATGGAGGATGGTGAAGCAAGAGTACTTGCTGCAATGGACTTTCTGAAAAGTCAGTCTGAAGTAGATGCTAACCGATTAGGGGCGATTGGATATTGTTTTGGAGGAGCAATAGTCTTACATGCAGCCAGAAAAGGTTGGCCACTTCGTGCAGTCGCTAGCTTCCATGGTGCTTTGGATGCCAATCATCAGGCAGAATCAGGAGATGTTCATACAAAAATTCTGGTTTGTCACGGGGAAGCGGATGCAATGGTAACTTCTGAAAATGTGCAGGAATTTAGCAGAGAAATGGATCGTCTTGGTGCTGATTACGTAATCAAAACCTACCCTGATGCACTTCATGGTTTCACAAATCCAGCAACTACAGCGTTAGGCCAAAAATATGGGATCCCCGTTGGTTACAATGAGTCAGCTGACCGTCAATCTTGGGAGGAACTCAAAAATTTTCTGAGCGAGCACTTATAA